The proteins below come from a single Thermopolyspora flexuosa genomic window:
- a CDS encoding LamG-like jellyroll fold domain-containing protein has product MLAAPGLAELQPVPAAASTSRSVSLDLPVQASGSAAGLPHLVSTAQTQEAKAGPVAAMERPEDALPLDTEVRGNPGHIPQTRTPAGPSLFLSAEVRAAADCRHPAWSSWGDYDPGDIVSYRGHDWEAIDPWPGIPPSEPEWEDLGPCHTGAPSGAPIVLDMKPVAGALVPSVTPKLTAVAESGPGTIVWGRLRYSFEVESDLSSQEPDPDTWRDRDGWRDLPRNDEPYVRVTSGWLGLNVNSWTVPAGKLEWGKPYRWRVTVQDASNQAQTVSDWMTFVTGVRQPPVSSQMAIQGANGQEFDHLSGNYTTTFMDASVKAVGPQLAVIRTYNSLDPRRDGIFGAGWTSRYDMKIVPEVIDGVQALRVTYPDGRQLRFAAAGNGTFQPPPGMHATIAELDGGGWRLMDKSATSYLFDASGKLIRIEDNRGRAQELTYDADGRLTRVTSPGGRSLTFTWNGPRVASVSTDPVGDQGPLTWTYHYEGDRLTAVCAPVQEPNCTRYEYGTGSHYSNLVREADPMGYWRLDEPVIPDGWTPPWTCPPRPSPNQPECNPPRKRQLADLGWGFGPVTAEDPGLGERGALAGSTNTAAYVDFELPSYSMARLGDRYTFETWFQTTSPGMLLEFREYEDDVFTHPAVYIGRDGRLRAQLNELPRYAINPTTTSRSVMDGRWHHLVVTFDNGTQRLYLDGQQVGTLSNLSTTPFDGPIRFGLGYIDSSWPSSPASGTTIVGFPFYGLLDEVAVYDRALTADEVAAHYQAGTTPAPHLLTKITLPSGRVWMTNTYDTANDRIATHTDEHGGTWKIGKPKVWKDPLKPEYDQDQSKRIVEVTDPHDGKLSYVHDAWRGYRLVQETDQLGHTTYYRYDSGGFPAVITDRNGNKVQLAHDKRGNLLRRRECRAPNDCQTEYFTYHVNTANPFDPRNDELTVVRDARSQSATDDTYATRYEYTPYGEEAKEILPPTPDFPSGRELVTTYTDGTEPAEGGGTTPAGLVKSERDAKGYEHTYTYTAAGDLATETYPGGLKIRYEYDEIGRVISRTEISKAHPEGVTTTFTYDGLGRVVAQTGPGVRNEVTGVTHTLQSRYTYDADGNRLTESVVDLTGGDPTRTITYTYDDYGRTETVTGPEGGVVRYTWDHTGALTSVTDEMGTVIHYTYTARGEQASRILKGWTGSPVNPQPAKDVVLESRAYDPEGRLASTTDAMGRTTSYVYYGDDLLSKVIADDVRLNGSTTRRDVVLESRVYDAAGNLIRKETGGGIERTDYVYDAADRLVSETFDPSRLARKTSYTYDANDNVVEVRYTAANTPRVETIEFEYNPDDELIRKKVKNGDNDLITTYDVDDRGLVVKITDPRGNEPGANPADYTTDLRYDAAYRLVEARAPPVTIEKMGAEPTTARPTVRFGYDGSGQRTHEVDAEGRTTVYAFDKAGRLTSVTHPQYTPPGGSALTPRETYEYDAAGRPIRYTNARGRTWTTEYDALGNRVRVTEPGPDGEPGGRWVYEYDLVGEMLAQVDPTGARTEFTYDDLGRQITATVIERKPTTTAIVTRMEYDDADNLIKEIGPSSRTTTYEVNAAGEVTAETDPLGATTRYAYDLLGREVRETDPLGNATVTEYDLAGRAVAVTDLDANGSIIRTVRFGYDAAGNLTSETSGEGHVTRRTYDASNALVKLVEPVTDDRSITTTYGYDATGARTRVTDGRGNTTWTTYNGLGLVEKVIEPPTAAHPEEADRTWTSVYDAGGNLVTAIAPGGVRVDREFDHLDRVVREVGSGASVPTPERTYAYDLMGRETAIGDYTLEYNDRGLVTKISKGGNQVAAFAYDALGNPTQRVDGTGTATFTWDNDDRLRTVVEPVTGRTFTYDYDRDDRLTTLTSANPANRQTFEYDPVDRLIRQTLTNGSGAQIARITYEWDKDDNLVAKTTEGLAGAGRNAYGYDKSGRLISWTGPDGNTTTYEWDDAGNRIRAGNKTFVYDERNRLLRGDGVEYTYTPRGTVATETKDGVTRNLVFDAFDRLVSDGDITYTYDALGRIASRSKGGETEHYSYSGLENDIAVVTDGSGAVKARYGRDPDGVLLGLKEGDDPAVGVLSDQHDDVVATYSAAGLVDSTAYSPFGEVVARTGTARRMGFQGEYTDPDTGKVNMLARWYVPGTGGFASRDTADLDPDPSIQLNRYAYANGNPLAYTDPSGNCPFCIPLAIAALRVAAQMALRQVVQRAAVQAGRAVVQRAVQQAGQRAAQQAARAAGKAGQQAAKKTTQNAAKNATRQATKRAGNNASRANKATKAQRSSKASKSSRAKQQRSARAKNQKAKQPKSPKAKKPKLPKVKAKTRAPKGSKAKPSKAKPSRSKTNTKKNNQKKNTTKDSGKGNKANTKSTGTKSNSSKSTTKDRLKEELVFESLSDIGSDLGWSGGAPAGGFGPASLGGIDPCGSLRSCAKEVVESVLDDVQDKVINDLIDQVVPEVPVDYSPGGNCRPGGANSFVPGTPVLMADGTTKPIEEVKLGDHVLATDPVTGVVEAKPVTTLITGEGTKHLVDITIDTDGPEGDATDTLTATADHPFWVPDLREWLPAERLAPGMWLRTAAGTYVQITAVAKRTAAQRVHNLTVDDLHTYLPCRCRRPGGPRPQLQRPLPAKPATR; this is encoded by the coding sequence GTGCTGGCGGCGCCCGGGCTGGCGGAGCTGCAGCCCGTCCCGGCGGCGGCCTCCACCTCCAGATCGGTGTCGCTGGACCTTCCGGTACAGGCATCCGGCAGCGCCGCCGGGCTGCCGCACCTGGTGAGCACCGCGCAGACCCAGGAGGCGAAGGCAGGCCCGGTTGCCGCCATGGAGCGGCCCGAGGACGCGTTGCCCCTGGACACCGAGGTACGCGGGAATCCGGGCCATATCCCGCAGACCAGAACCCCCGCGGGGCCGTCGCTGTTCCTGTCGGCCGAGGTGCGCGCCGCGGCCGACTGCCGGCATCCGGCCTGGTCGTCGTGGGGGGACTACGACCCCGGCGACATCGTGTCCTACCGAGGTCACGACTGGGAGGCGATCGATCCCTGGCCGGGCATCCCGCCGAGTGAGCCCGAATGGGAGGACCTGGGGCCGTGCCACACCGGTGCCCCCTCCGGCGCGCCGATCGTGCTCGACATGAAGCCGGTGGCCGGGGCCCTTGTGCCCTCGGTGACGCCCAAGCTGACCGCGGTGGCCGAGAGCGGCCCGGGCACGATCGTGTGGGGACGGCTGCGCTACTCCTTCGAGGTGGAAAGCGACCTCAGCAGCCAGGAGCCCGACCCGGACACATGGCGTGACCGCGATGGGTGGCGGGACCTCCCGCGGAACGACGAGCCCTACGTGCGCGTGACGTCGGGATGGCTGGGCCTCAACGTGAACAGCTGGACCGTACCCGCCGGGAAGCTGGAGTGGGGCAAGCCGTACCGGTGGCGGGTGACGGTGCAGGACGCGTCCAACCAGGCGCAGACCGTCAGCGACTGGATGACGTTCGTCACCGGGGTCCGGCAGCCGCCCGTCTCCTCCCAGATGGCGATCCAGGGTGCGAACGGCCAGGAGTTCGACCACCTGTCCGGCAACTACACCACCACGTTCATGGACGCCTCGGTCAAGGCCGTGGGTCCGCAGCTCGCGGTGATCCGCACCTACAACAGCCTGGATCCGCGCAGGGACGGCATCTTCGGCGCGGGCTGGACGAGCCGGTACGACATGAAGATCGTGCCGGAGGTCATCGACGGCGTGCAGGCCCTGCGGGTGACCTACCCGGACGGCCGGCAGCTGCGGTTCGCGGCGGCCGGGAACGGGACCTTCCAGCCCCCGCCCGGAATGCACGCCACGATCGCCGAGCTCGACGGCGGCGGCTGGCGGCTGATGGACAAGTCCGCCACGTCCTACCTGTTCGACGCGTCCGGCAAGCTGATCCGGATCGAGGACAACCGCGGCCGCGCGCAGGAGCTCACCTATGACGCCGACGGCAGACTGACGCGGGTGACCTCGCCCGGTGGGCGGTCGCTGACCTTCACCTGGAACGGCCCGCGGGTCGCGAGCGTGTCCACCGATCCGGTCGGCGACCAGGGGCCGCTCACCTGGACGTACCACTACGAGGGCGACCGGCTGACGGCGGTGTGCGCCCCGGTGCAGGAACCCAACTGCACCCGGTACGAGTACGGCACCGGCTCGCACTACAGCAACCTGGTCCGCGAGGCCGACCCGATGGGGTACTGGCGGCTCGACGAGCCGGTGATCCCTGACGGGTGGACCCCGCCGTGGACGTGCCCGCCCCGGCCGAGCCCGAACCAGCCCGAGTGCAACCCGCCGCGCAAGCGCCAGCTCGCGGACCTGGGCTGGGGCTTCGGCCCGGTCACCGCCGAGGACCCGGGACTGGGTGAGCGCGGCGCGCTCGCCGGCAGCACCAACACCGCCGCTTACGTCGACTTCGAGCTGCCGTCGTACTCGATGGCGCGCCTAGGCGACCGCTACACCTTCGAGACCTGGTTCCAGACCACCTCGCCGGGCATGCTGCTGGAGTTCCGCGAGTACGAGGATGACGTCTTCACCCACCCGGCGGTCTACATCGGCCGCGACGGCAGGCTGAGGGCCCAGCTCAACGAGCTGCCCCGCTACGCGATCAATCCCACCACCACCTCCCGGTCGGTCATGGACGGCAGGTGGCACCACCTGGTGGTCACCTTCGACAACGGCACCCAGCGGCTCTACCTGGACGGCCAGCAGGTGGGCACACTGTCCAACCTGAGCACCACCCCGTTCGACGGGCCGATCCGCTTCGGCCTGGGCTACATCGACTCGTCGTGGCCGTCCAGCCCCGCGTCCGGGACCACCATCGTCGGATTCCCGTTCTACGGGCTGCTGGACGAGGTGGCGGTCTACGACCGGGCGCTGACCGCCGACGAGGTCGCCGCCCACTACCAGGCCGGCACCACCCCCGCTCCGCACCTGCTCACCAAGATCACCCTGCCGTCGGGCCGGGTGTGGATGACGAACACCTACGACACGGCGAACGACCGCATCGCCACCCACACCGACGAGCACGGCGGTACCTGGAAGATCGGCAAGCCCAAGGTATGGAAGGACCCGCTCAAGCCGGAGTACGACCAGGACCAGTCGAAGCGCATCGTCGAGGTGACCGACCCGCACGACGGCAAGCTGAGCTACGTCCACGACGCCTGGCGCGGGTACCGCCTGGTCCAGGAGACCGACCAGCTCGGGCACACCACCTACTACAGGTACGACTCCGGCGGCTTCCCGGCCGTGATCACGGACCGCAACGGCAACAAGGTCCAGCTCGCGCACGACAAACGCGGGAACCTTCTGCGCAGGCGGGAGTGCCGGGCCCCGAACGACTGCCAGACCGAGTACTTCACGTACCACGTCAACACCGCCAACCCCTTCGACCCGCGCAACGACGAGCTCACCGTCGTCCGGGACGCCAGGTCGCAGAGCGCGACCGACGACACCTACGCCACGCGGTACGAGTACACGCCCTACGGCGAGGAGGCCAAGGAGATCCTGCCGCCCACGCCGGACTTCCCGTCGGGGCGCGAGCTGGTCACGACGTACACCGACGGCACGGAGCCCGCGGAGGGCGGCGGCACGACCCCGGCGGGCCTGGTCAAGTCCGAGCGGGACGCCAAGGGGTACGAGCACACCTACACCTACACGGCGGCCGGTGACCTCGCCACCGAGACCTACCCCGGCGGGCTGAAGATCCGGTACGAGTACGACGAGATCGGCCGGGTGATCTCGCGCACCGAGATATCGAAGGCGCACCCCGAGGGCGTCACGACCACCTTCACCTACGACGGCCTCGGCCGGGTGGTCGCGCAGACCGGTCCCGGCGTGCGCAACGAGGTCACCGGCGTCACCCACACGCTGCAGTCCCGGTACACCTACGACGCCGACGGCAACCGGCTGACCGAGAGCGTCGTCGACCTGACCGGCGGGGACCCCACCCGCACGATCACCTACACCTACGACGACTACGGCCGGACGGAGACGGTGACCGGCCCCGAGGGCGGCGTCGTCCGCTACACCTGGGACCACACCGGTGCGCTGACCAGCGTGACCGACGAGATGGGCACGGTCATCCACTACACCTACACGGCGCGCGGCGAGCAGGCGTCCCGCATCCTCAAGGGCTGGACCGGCAGCCCGGTCAACCCGCAGCCGGCCAAGGACGTGGTGCTCGAGTCCAGGGCGTACGACCCGGAGGGCCGCCTGGCGTCCACGACCGACGCGATGGGCCGCACGACCTCGTACGTCTACTACGGCGACGACCTGCTGTCCAAGGTCATCGCCGACGACGTACGGCTCAACGGGTCCACCACCCGCCGCGACGTGGTGCTGGAGTCCAGGGTCTACGACGCCGCGGGCAACCTGATCCGCAAGGAGACCGGGGGCGGCATCGAGCGCACCGACTACGTGTACGACGCGGCCGACCGGCTGGTGTCCGAGACCTTCGACCCGTCCCGTCTCGCCCGCAAGACCTCCTACACCTACGACGCCAACGACAACGTCGTCGAGGTGCGGTACACCGCCGCCAACACGCCGCGGGTCGAGACCATCGAGTTCGAGTACAACCCGGACGACGAGCTGATCCGCAAGAAGGTGAAGAACGGGGACAACGACCTGATCACCACCTACGACGTCGACGACCGCGGCCTCGTCGTCAAGATCACCGACCCGCGCGGCAACGAGCCCGGGGCGAACCCGGCCGACTACACCACCGACCTGCGGTACGACGCGGCCTACCGGCTCGTCGAGGCCCGGGCGCCGCCGGTCACGATCGAGAAGATGGGCGCCGAGCCGACCACGGCCCGGCCCACCGTGCGGTTCGGCTATGACGGCTCCGGGCAGCGCACGCACGAGGTCGACGCCGAGGGGCGCACCACGGTCTACGCGTTCGACAAGGCCGGGCGGCTGACCTCGGTGACCCACCCGCAGTACACCCCGCCGGGCGGGTCGGCGCTGACCCCGCGCGAGACCTACGAGTACGACGCCGCGGGCCGGCCGATCCGGTACACCAACGCCCGCGGCCGGACCTGGACGACCGAGTACGACGCGCTGGGCAACCGGGTCCGCGTCACCGAGCCCGGGCCGGACGGCGAGCCGGGCGGCCGGTGGGTGTACGAGTACGACCTGGTCGGCGAGATGCTCGCCCAGGTCGACCCGACCGGTGCCCGCACCGAGTTCACCTACGACGACCTCGGCCGGCAGATCACCGCCACGGTGATCGAGCGCAAGCCCACCACCACGGCGATCGTCACCCGGATGGAGTACGACGACGCCGACAATCTGATCAAGGAGATCGGCCCCTCGTCGCGGACCACCACGTACGAGGTGAACGCGGCGGGCGAGGTGACCGCGGAGACCGACCCGCTGGGCGCCACGACCAGGTACGCCTACGACCTGCTCGGCCGCGAGGTGCGGGAGACCGACCCCCTGGGCAACGCCACGGTCACCGAGTACGACCTGGCCGGGCGGGCGGTCGCGGTCACCGACCTGGACGCGAACGGCTCGATCATCCGGACCGTCCGGTTCGGCTACGACGCGGCCGGCAACCTGACCAGCGAGACCTCCGGCGAGGGCCACGTCACGCGGCGTACCTATGACGCCTCGAACGCGCTGGTCAAGCTCGTCGAGCCGGTTACCGACGACCGGTCGATCACCACCACGTACGGCTACGACGCCACCGGTGCCCGGACCCGGGTCACGGACGGGCGCGGCAACACCACCTGGACCACCTACAACGGCCTCGGGCTGGTCGAGAAGGTGATCGAGCCGCCGACGGCCGCGCACCCCGAGGAGGCCGACCGCACCTGGACCAGCGTCTACGACGCGGGCGGCAACCTGGTCACCGCGATCGCGCCCGGCGGGGTGCGGGTCGACCGGGAGTTCGACCACCTCGACCGGGTGGTGCGCGAGGTCGGGTCGGGCGCGTCGGTGCCCACGCCGGAGCGCACCTACGCCTACGACCTGATGGGGCGGGAGACCGCCATCGGTGACTACACGCTCGAGTACAACGACCGGGGTCTGGTCACCAAGATCTCCAAGGGCGGCAACCAGGTCGCGGCGTTCGCCTACGACGCGCTGGGCAACCCGACCCAGCGGGTCGACGGCACCGGCACCGCCACGTTCACCTGGGACAACGACGACCGCCTGCGCACCGTCGTCGAGCCGGTGACCGGCCGTACCTTCACCTACGACTACGACCGGGACGACCGGCTCACCACGCTCACCTCCGCGAACCCGGCCAACCGGCAGACCTTCGAGTACGACCCGGTCGACCGGCTGATCCGGCAGACGCTGACGAACGGCAGCGGCGCCCAGATCGCGCGGATCACCTACGAGTGGGACAAGGACGACAATCTCGTCGCGAAGACCACCGAGGGCCTGGCGGGCGCGGGCCGCAACGCCTATGGCTACGACAAGTCCGGGCGGCTGATCTCCTGGACCGGGCCGGACGGCAACACCACCACCTACGAGTGGGACGACGCCGGCAACCGCATCAGGGCCGGGAACAAGACCTTCGTCTACGACGAGCGCAACCGGCTGCTGCGCGGCGACGGCGTCGAGTACACCTACACCCCGCGCGGCACCGTGGCGACCGAGACCAAGGACGGCGTCACCAGGAACCTGGTCTTCGACGCCTTCGACCGGCTGGTCTCGGACGGGGACATCACCTACACCTACGACGCGCTGGGCCGGATCGCCTCGCGGTCCAAGGGCGGGGAGACGGAGCACTACTCCTACTCCGGCCTGGAGAACGACATCGCCGTCGTCACCGACGGGTCGGGCGCGGTCAAGGCCAGGTACGGCCGGGACCCCGACGGCGTGCTGCTCGGCCTGAAGGAGGGCGACGACCCGGCCGTCGGCGTGCTGAGCGACCAGCACGACGACGTGGTCGCCACCTACTCGGCGGCCGGGCTGGTGGACTCCACCGCCTACTCGCCGTTCGGCGAGGTGGTGGCCCGGACCGGCACCGCCCGCCGCATGGGCTTCCAGGGCGAGTACACCGACCCGGACACCGGCAAGGTGAACATGCTCGCCCGCTGGTACGTCCCGGGCACCGGCGGCTTCGCCTCCCGGGACACGGCCGACCTGGATCCGGATCCGTCGATCCAGCTCAACCGCTACGCGTACGCCAACGGCAACCCGCTGGCCTACACCGACCCGAGCGGCAACTGCCCGTTCTGCATCCCGCTCGCCATCGCGGCCCTGCGGGTCGCCGCGCAGATGGCGCTGCGCCAGGTCGTCCAGCGGGCCGCGGTGCAGGCCGGCCGGGCGGTGGTGCAGCGGGCCGTCCAGCAGGCCGGCCAGCGCGCCGCACAGCAGGCCGCCAGGGCCGCGGGCAAGGCGGGCCAGCAGGCGGCGAAGAAAACCACCCAGAACGCGGCGAAGAACGCGACCCGGCAGGCCACGAAGCGGGCCGGGAACAACGCGTCGAGGGCCAACAAGGCGACGAAGGCGCAGAGGTCGTCCAAGGCGTCGAAGTCCTCGAGGGCGAAGCAGCAGAGGTCCGCCAGGGCCAAGAACCAGAAGGCGAAGCAGCCCAAGAGCCCCAAGGCGAAGAAGCCGAAGCTGCCGAAGGTCAAGGCGAAGACGAGGGCGCCCAAGGGCTCGAAGGCGAAGCCTTCCAAGGCGAAGCCGTCCAGGTCGAAGACCAATACCAAGAAGAACAACCAGAAGAAGAACACCACCAAGGACTCGGGCAAGGGCAACAAGGCCAACACCAAGTCCACCGGCACCAAGAGCAACTCGAGCAAGTCCACGACGAAGGACAGGCTGAAGGAGGAGCTCGTCTTCGAGTCGCTCTCCGATATCGGGAGCGACCTCGGCTGGTCCGGGGGTGCTCCGGCCGGTGGCTTCGGTCCCGCCAGCCTCGGCGGTATCGACCCCTGCGGCAGCCTGCGCTCGTGCGCCAAGGAGGTCGTCGAGAGCGTCCTCGACGACGTCCAGGACAAGGTCATCAACGATCTGATCGACCAGGTCGTCCCGGAGGTGCCGGTCGACTACAGCCCGGGCGGCAACTGCCGGCCGGGCGGGGCCAACAGCTTCGTGCCCGGCACCCCGGTGCTGATGGCCGACGGCACCACCAAGCCGATCGAGGAGGTCAAGCTCGGCGACCACGTCCTCGCCACCGACCCGGTCACCGGTGTGGTCGAGGCCAAGCCCGTCACCACGCTCATCACCGGCGAGGGCACCAAGCACCTGGTCGACATCACCATCGACACCGATGGGCCGGAGGGCGACGCCACCGACACGCTGACCGCCACCGCGGACCACCCGTTCTGGGTTCCGGACCTGCGCGAGTGGCTACCGGCCGAGCGCCTGGCGCCCGGCATGTGGCTCCGGACCGCCGCCGGCACCTACGTCCAGATAACCGCGGTCGCCAAGCGGACCGCCGCCCAGCGCGTCCACAACCTCACGGTCGACGACCTCCACACCTACCTACCATGTCGTTGCAGGCGGCCAGGCGGTCCTCGTCCACAACTCCAACGACCCCTGCCGGCAAAACCTGCAACCCGGTAA
- a CDS encoding class I tRNA ligase family protein, whose translation MYHAATPISPPMTLGGRRLPLVGRARMYVCGITPYDTTHLGHASTFVWADVAARVLRHAGIAVEVCRNVTDVDDVLTSAARRAGSPYDSFAAVQQFYFDQDMAALGVQRVDHEPRAHNYIGEVIALTQALLDTGHAYTVDGAVFFRGEHVPARAGLDEATARALLAEYGDDPDDPRKHSPWDVVLWTPSEPGEPAWPSPWSSGRPGWHVECAAMALTTFGPALDLHGGGADLRFPHHAYESAMAEAVTGVRPFARAWLHVGIVRVDGAKMAKSTGNLVFTADLLRDHSAAALRLLLIDRPWSADWDYSPAALEAAAAHLDRLHTATGRNTSSPAAEQAAVRALLDDLNVPAALAIAEEEGGQTARTVLTILGLT comes from the coding sequence ATGTACCACGCGGCCACACCGATCAGCCCGCCCATGACCCTCGGCGGCCGGAGGCTGCCGCTCGTCGGACGCGCCCGGATGTACGTGTGCGGCATCACGCCGTACGACACCACGCACCTGGGCCACGCGAGCACGTTCGTGTGGGCGGACGTGGCGGCCCGGGTACTGCGGCACGCGGGCATCGCGGTCGAGGTGTGCCGGAACGTCACCGACGTGGACGACGTGCTCACCAGCGCGGCCCGGCGGGCGGGCAGCCCGTACGACAGCTTCGCCGCGGTGCAGCAGTTCTACTTCGACCAGGACATGGCGGCGCTCGGCGTGCAGCGGGTGGACCACGAGCCGCGGGCGCACAACTACATCGGCGAGGTGATCGCGCTCACCCAGGCGCTGCTCGACACCGGTCACGCGTACACCGTCGACGGCGCGGTGTTCTTCCGCGGCGAGCACGTGCCCGCGCGGGCCGGGCTCGACGAGGCCACGGCCCGGGCGCTGCTCGCCGAGTACGGCGACGACCCCGACGACCCGCGCAAGCACAGCCCGTGGGACGTGGTGCTGTGGACCCCGTCGGAGCCGGGCGAGCCCGCCTGGCCGAGCCCGTGGAGCTCCGGCCGCCCCGGCTGGCACGTCGAGTGCGCCGCGATGGCCCTCACCACCTTCGGCCCCGCCCTCGACCTGCACGGCGGCGGCGCCGACCTGCGCTTCCCGCACCACGCCTACGAGTCCGCCATGGCCGAGGCGGTCACCGGCGTACGCCCGTTCGCCCGCGCCTGGCTGCACGTCGGCATCGTCCGCGTCGACGGCGCCAAGATGGCCAAGTCCACCGGCAACCTCGTCTTCACCGCCGACCTGCTGCGCGACCACTCCGCCGCGGCCCTGCGGCTGCTGCTCATCGACCGCCCCTGGTCGGCCGACTGGGACTACTCCCCCGCCGCCCTCGAGGCCGCGGCCGCCCACCTCGACCGCCTGCACACCGCCACCGGCCGCAACACGTCCTCACCGGCCGCCGAACAGGCCGCCGTCCGCGCCCTCCTCGACGACCTCAACGTCCCCGCCGCCCTCGCCATAGCCGAGGAGGAAGGCGGCCAGACCGCCCGGACGGTGCTCACCATCCTCGGGCTCACCTAA